In the genome of Methylococcus sp. EFPC2, the window CCTCGCCCGTTTCCAGCGTCACGAACACGTGGCCCAGCTTGCCGCCGTTGAGCTTGGGGTCGATCGCGGTGCTGTGGCCGGCGGCGTCTTTCCATTCGTGTACCGAATTGCCGTCGAGGTCGATGAGATGGGCGATGTTGTCCCCAGAGGTGAACAACACGAACGAGTTATAGGCCTTGGCCGGATCGTAGCGCGTGGTGCCGGTGGGGAACACGCCGGGGCCGGCCAATGCCGGCAGGGTCAGGGTGGTGGCAACAAAGGCCAGCGCGATCTGCTGGGGACGCAACGATAGCGCTGTGTGACGGAAACGCGCAGACGGAACGGAATTTTTATGGGTCATGGACGACTCTTAACAGCGGGATGAATGGGGGCGGCATCAAACAACCCGCATCCCGATGCAGCATGCGTGCCGCGCAGCCCCAATCGGATTGCACGGGTTTTCCCCCGTTCGCCCCAGCCCCGCTGCTGCCATCGCACCAATCTGCGTCTTGGAGGTTGCCCTGGCAACACTCGGCGGCCGATGGCACCAAGCCGGGAAGATCTTGTCGAAACGATTTTAGCGAAAGAAGGAACCCGGCGCCCGAGGCCCCGTCATCCCTTTACGTTCCAGAGGACACACCGATGAAAGCGCTCATCCTGCCGATATTCCTGCTGCTTGGATACTGCATATCCACGTCCGCCCAAGCCGAAGTGACCGTCAAATTCAACCAGCCGGAAAACTATACCGACTTCATGATCGGCGGGAGTTCCTCGCCCCGTATCGTGGCGGATCTGACCAAGCAGGTCGATAAATACCTCAAGGACTTGGGTGCCGAATATCTGCCCAAGGGCGACACTCTGGAGATCGTTTTCAAGGACATCGACATGGCCGGAGGTTTCGAGCCCTGGCGCCGGACGGAGATGATGCAATGGACGCGCATCATCAGCGACGTCTACCCTCCCAAACTCTCCGTGCATTACGTCTGGAAAGACCCGTCCGGTCAGGTCAAGGCCGACCGGGATGAACTGCTCACCGAACTCAACTACAGGATACTGACGGGCTACCGGGACTTCAGGACCTACGATCCCTTGCGCTACGAAAAAGTGCTGCTACGACGCTGGTTCCTCCGCACCTTCGGCGGCGATGCCGGGAAGCCTTTGCTGGAAAAGTAACTCGGCGAGCAGACGAGCCGACGGGTCGGGTTAGGCATCGGACCTAACCCGACGACAGGGGGACGCGGGCTGACGCGCTGGAGGCACTAACCCGGCAGGCTACGGCGGCGCCGTCAATGCGGGTGTTTGGATGCGTGGCCTGCGCGCGGCTTGCCGAACGCTACACGGAACAAGGCCTGCATCGCATCCCAGGATTTCCGGTCGGCTTCGGGCTGGTAGGCGATATCGAGCTTGGTGGTCTGAGCGATGCGGTCGGCGTCGGGGTTGGTGAAGCTATGCTTGGCGCCGGGGTAGTTGACGAAGCGGTAGCGGGCGCCGGCGGATTTCATTTCCTTCTTCAAGGCGGCGATGCTGTCCGCCGTCACGAACTTGTCGTCGGCGCCGTTGAGCACCAGCACCCGCGCCTTGACCTTGCCCTTGGCGGCCGGGGTCTGGGTGACCAGGTTGCCGTGGAAGCTGACGACCGCCGCCAGGTCCACGCCTTGCCGCGCCATGTCCAGGACGGTGGCGCCGCCGAAGCAATAGCCGATGGCCGCGATCTTACCGGCGTCGACGGTCGGTTCCTGCTCCAGCAAGGACTTGGCGGCCAGGAAGCGCTGCTGGGCCACGCCCGCCCCGTTCAGCACGGCTTGCATGAAGCCCTGGGCTTCTTCGGGGTGTTCGGTGTTCTTGCCGTCGCCGTACATGTCCACGGCCAGGGCGGTATAGCCCAGTTCTGCCAGCATCCGAGCGCGGCGTTTGGCATAGTCGTTCAGTCCCCACCATTCGTGCACCACCAGCACGGCGGGACGCTTGCCGGCGACCGCGTCGTCCCACACCAGATAGCCCTTGAGGGCGGTATCGCCGCTGCGGTAATCGACGGTTTTTTCCTGGATCGCGGCCTGCAGGCAGGAACTGAACAACAACAAGGCGAGGGCGAGGTAGCGCGTCATGGGGACTCCTTGAATGACAGGGTTGGAAGGGCCGAGTTTAACAAGCCTGACACCGCCGTTCATCCGCCAGGGCATGCTCGGGGTTCTGCTTTGGCCTCGAGGCGCCTTATCGGCTTCCACCGAAAAAAATGCCGACTGGCGGCCCGCGCAGTCGAAGCAGCGTTATTGAGCGGACGGAGGGTGGACGGTTCGCCCCGGAAAAGCGAAATGCCAGGCGAGCACCGAGCCGCACAGGGTTAGAAGGAGAAAAGGGGTGGAAACTAATCGTGACCCCGTTTTTCCGTTTTTTACCCGCCTAACCAAGCCTCAAGTCCCAATATTCTTGCAACTGTTCCGTATATACTGAGCGAAAGGATCAATGATAAAGTAACGAGTGCAGTAATATTGTTCACAGGCCGCTGTGGCTCGCTCTATTCAACGATTATTGGCTTGCAGAGCCAGATACCTTTCAACTCGCAATTAAAAAAACTATCGGTCACGCAACCATTCAACATCATTTGTCTGGTTCTTGGGAATAAAGAACTACACACATTAATGACACATACCAGTCGACCGTTGCTACGCTGCGCTTCACAACGGCCTTTAGCTTTACCATCAGGCTTCGTAACCATGTCTACATTCTCGAAAACTCCGCAACCACCGTATTACGCGGTAATCTTTTCTTCCCTCCGGACCCCTGGAGACAACGGTTACGGCGCAATGGCCGAGAAAATGCTTGAGCTTGCTTCCTTGCAACCTGGTTTCTTGGGAGTCGAAAGTGCTCGTGGCGCAGACGGATTCGGAATTACCGTCTCATATTGGGCTTCCACCGAAGCCATCGCCCATTGGAGAGCGAATGTGGAGCACATTGTCGCACAAGACTTGGGCAAGGCCGCGTGGTACGAGCACTACGAACTCCGTGTGGCCAAGGTAGAGGATCATAGGATACGCTGAGGCACGAACGCCTCCTTCGTCGGCACATCCTATTGGATTTACCTATTTTGCCCAATACCGTGGCCAAAGGGACGCGCCGCCGGCTGGCGGTTTTGAAGATTGGCTTTTGAATCGGGGTCGGCGGCTTCGCTAAACCTCCGTTGGCGGTGTGCCTCTTGTCTTTATGTTAGCATCCAGAAAAGAAAACTCGCATGAGTCAGCAGATCATACTTCAGCCCGTAGTGTCCTTGTTCCTTCTTACCGGCATGGTATGGACATACATGTACGCGCGCCGGCTTGCATTCATTCTCGGCAACGGCATAGACCCACAAAGCATCGCCACGCCGGAACTTCTAAATGCAAGACTCCCGGCCAACATAAATAACCCATCAAACAACCTGAAGAATCTCTTCGAGCTTCCTGTAGTTTTCTATACCCTATGCGCATTCCTTCTGCTGGCACAGAAAGTCGATGCCTTATTCCTGTATACTGCCTGGACCTATGTAGGATTACGGGCCATACATAGCCTTATCCATTGCACCGTAAATATCGTCAATTTTAGATTCTCGGCCTATTTCTTATCCAGCTTGGTGTTGTGGTTTATGGTAGTCAGGCTGGCATGGCTTGTACTCTAAAAAAGACCATGGGATATGCGCTGAGGCACGCGGCGCATCGTTCGCGATTCGTCGGCACACCCTATTGGATTTACATATTTGGAGACACCGCGGCGAGAGCCTTGCCCGGAATCTGCTCAAAGCCATGGCCGGTGCTCATCACGGTATTAACTGAAAACGAAGCGGTCGAACGGCGATGTGAACACCCACCCGATTTGGAGTAATACGAACCCGGTTGGTGCCTGGCCGGGAGGCGCGGTTAGAATTCAACCTTATTGTTCACTTTCCGTGGCCGAACCCGGTCAGCCTTTCATTCGCGCAGAATCATGTACATTCCCAAGCAATTCGACGAGCCGAGAATCGACGTCCTGCACGAACTTATCCGTGCCCGACCGTTGGCAACCCTTATCACCCTGTCATCGGGCGGGCTCAACGCCAATCACATCCCGCTGCATCTTACGGCAGAGCCGACACCCTTCGGTACCTTGCGTGGCCATGTCGCCCGATCAAACCCCATCTGGAGCGATTTCTCCAAGGATGTCGAGGTATTGGCGGTATTTCACGGCCCGGACGTCTACATCAGGCCATCGTGGTATTCGACGAAGGCTGAAACGGGAAAGGTCGTGCCGACCTGGAACTACACCGTCGCCCATGCCTATGGCGCGCTGCGCGTCATCGATGACGCCTCGTGGCTACGCGCCCACCTGGAGACATTCACGGCCAGCAACGAGGCCGCGTTCCCCGATCCCTGGCACTTATCCGATGCACCGCACGACTTCACGGATAAGCTCATCGAAGCGGTCGTCGGGATAGAAATCGTCGTCTCACGGCTATCCGGCAAGTGGAAGGTCAGTCAGAACCAACCGCCGCAGAATCAAGCCGGCGTCGCTCATGGCCTCCGCTCTTCCGCACTCGCCGAGTCCCTGGAAATGGCCGCGCTGGTCGAGGACTATGAGATTGCGAGCCCAGCCATCGCTCCCGCGGACCCACGCGATTACCCGGCCGAACCCGATACTCTGAGGCATTGCGCTCCGAGCCAGACATGACCAAGTCGACTTCACGCTATTGGAACGCCTTAAGCCCGGAGAATCGGGAGCGCTGGAGGCCCATCGAAGGCCTACGGCACATGGCCGAGGAATTGACCCTGAGTATCGATGAGGTCACGGGCGAATACACCCGATTGACCCGCTTTCTTCCCGGCGCCGATACAACGGCATTCGGAGGAAAAACCCATCCCTATCCGGAGGAGGTATTCATCGTCAGCGGTCGTCTCTATGACCAGGCATTCGATCTGTGGCTGGAAGCCGGGCACTACGCCAGCCGGCCGCCCGGAGAACTCCACGGCCCCTTCATGACGGACATAGGCTGTGTGGTGTTGGAAGTGTCGTTTCCCAATCGAATCGGCGACAACCATGCCGCCGCTCCGCCGGATATTACAGAGAGGCTAGATTCAACGGCATCTCGATCGGACTAGCCGCTTCTCAGGACGGAGTGTTGGACGCCGGTTTGGGGCCGGCCGGAATGTTGGGTGTCTGGTCTGCCGTTTTGTTCTTGTCTTGCGGCTTGGCCGCCGCTTTCTGCACAGGCTCGACGGTTCTCACCACGTCCCCTTCCACCAGCAGATCCGACGGGCTGGCCACCAGCACGTCTTCCGGGCCTACGCCTTCCAGCACTTCCAGCTCGCGGCCGAAGTCGCGGCCCAGCTTGACCTTGCGGAATTCGATGTGGTTATCCGGACCGACCGCAACGACCCGGGGCCCCTCGTTGTCGATCACCAGCACGTTGGCCGGCACGAGCAGGGCCTTGTTCTTGCTCGCCAGGGCGAGGGTGACCTCCACGTAAGCGCCGGGTAGAAGCTTGCCGTCCTTGTTGGGCAGGGAAATGTCGACCTGACGTGAGCGGTTCACCGGGTCCAGCGCGCCGGCGACATGATCGATCTTGGCCGTCGCCGTCTTGCCCTGAGCCTCGGGGAAACGCACGGTCACATCCTGCCCGGCCCTGACATCGTCGGCGTAGACCTGGGGCACCCAGACGGTCAGGCGCAGGTTTTCGTTTTGGGTGATGGCGAACAACTCCTGGCTGCCGGCGCTGATGAGATTGCCGACATCGACGTTGCGACGGGTGATGACGCCGGAAAACGGCGCAACGATGCGG includes:
- a CDS encoding DUF3016 domain-containing protein, whose translation is MKALILPIFLLLGYCISTSAQAEVTVKFNQPENYTDFMIGGSSSPRIVADLTKQVDKYLKDLGAEYLPKGDTLEIVFKDIDMAGGFEPWRRTEMMQWTRIISDVYPPKLSVHYVWKDPSGQVKADRDELLTELNYRILTGYRDFRTYDPLRYEKVLLRRWFLRTFGGDAGKPLLEK
- a CDS encoding dienelactone hydrolase family protein; translated protein: MTRYLALALLLFSSCLQAAIQEKTVDYRSGDTALKGYLVWDDAVAGKRPAVLVVHEWWGLNDYAKRRARMLAELGYTALAVDMYGDGKNTEHPEEAQGFMQAVLNGAGVAQQRFLAAKSLLEQEPTVDAGKIAAIGYCFGGATVLDMARQGVDLAAVVSFHGNLVTQTPAAKGKVKARVLVLNGADDKFVTADSIAALKKEMKSAGARYRFVNYPGAKHSFTNPDADRIAQTTKLDIAYQPEADRKSWDAMQALFRVAFGKPRAGHASKHPH
- a CDS encoding MAPEG family protein — translated: MSQQIILQPVVSLFLLTGMVWTYMYARRLAFILGNGIDPQSIATPELLNARLPANINNPSNNLKNLFELPVVFYTLCAFLLLAQKVDALFLYTAWTYVGLRAIHSLIHCTVNIVNFRFSAYFLSSLVLWFMVVRLAWLVL
- a CDS encoding FMN-binding negative transcriptional regulator codes for the protein MYIPKQFDEPRIDVLHELIRARPLATLITLSSGGLNANHIPLHLTAEPTPFGTLRGHVARSNPIWSDFSKDVEVLAVFHGPDVYIRPSWYSTKAETGKVVPTWNYTVAHAYGALRVIDDASWLRAHLETFTASNEAAFPDPWHLSDAPHDFTDKLIEAVVGIEIVVSRLSGKWKVSQNQPPQNQAGVAHGLRSSALAESLEMAALVEDYEIASPAIAPADPRDYPAEPDTLRHCAPSQT
- a CDS encoding cupin domain-containing protein, which produces MTKSTSRYWNALSPENRERWRPIEGLRHMAEELTLSIDEVTGEYTRLTRFLPGADTTAFGGKTHPYPEEVFIVSGRLYDQAFDLWLEAGHYASRPPGELHGPFMTDIGCVVLEVSFPNRIGDNHAAAPPDITERLDSTASRSD
- a CDS encoding efflux RND transporter periplasmic adaptor subunit, producing the protein MSSHQPPAFALPAAEQPQRTLVFAKRAGASVLVFLLIAGAVRLAYNQRESENLKQRTAESLQRSVIAAHPKPADSARKVSLPASLRGNTETPIYARSNGYLSAWHKTIGDAVKKGELLASIEVPELEQELAQARAQRNQAKSRLDLAKSTLKRWEILHQTDSAPQQEYEEKRSAVPQAQADLESAEANVKRLEQIEGFRRIVAPFSGVITRRNVDVGNLISAGSQELFAITQNENLRLTVWVPQVYADDVRAGQDVTVRFPEAQGKTATAKIDHVAGALDPVNRSRQVDISLPNKDGKLLPGAYVEVTLALASKNKALLVPANVLVIDNEGPRVVAVGPDNHIEFRKVKLGRDFGRELEVLEGVGPEDVLVASPSDLLVEGDVVRTVEPVQKAAAKPQDKNKTADQTPNIPAGPKPASNTPS